A single genomic interval of Spinacia oleracea cultivar Varoflay chromosome 6, BTI_SOV_V1, whole genome shotgun sequence harbors:
- the LOC130463037 gene encoding uncharacterized protein: MVKKAAPKNPAAKKPAAKKLEFDNSVAEMAVEAPRRRGRRPNVVSEEIPVAKESVSIKKNKKAGNPKSKAIELVPEKEPTEEEQPNQLVLQNSSLVDVPQPESHQLHSQVLKEVGADGLPIVFNFDTQCSGGSLCKLIKDFSPNQKAAVQEIGFGGLLGLQLSRKNTQMMYWCIKCFDGVSSLFTISDSKQFEITDYDVYDLFMLPLSELEVEGVKRGRNSTNPDFDLKIKWRKEFGFEEVNAQIPIRLLEDKIKLLTDGGDLFKQFFCFCCFLYIFYSNSQ, encoded by the exons atgGTGAAGAAAGCGGCACCGAAGAATCCGGCAGCGAAGAAACCGGCAGCGAAGAAACTTGAATTCGACAATTCCGTCGCTGAAATGGCTGTTGAAGCTCCTCGAAGGCGAGGAAGAAGGCCAAATGTTGTTTCTGAAGAAATTCCTG TTGCTAAGGAATCTGTGTCTataaagaagaacaaaaaggctGGCAATCCGAAATCAAAAGCAATTGAGCTTGTACCTGAAAAAGAACCAACTGAAGAAGAACAACCTAATCAACTAGTTTTACAAAATTCTTCTCTGGTTGACGTTCCACAGCCTGAATCTCATCAACTTCATTCACAAGTTTTGAAAGAAGTTGGCGCTGATGGCCTGCCTATCGT gtttaattttgATACACAATGTTCAGGAGGATCAttgtgtaaattaattaaagacttCTCTCCTAATCAAAAGGCAGCTGTTCAAGAGATAGGGTTTGGAGGATTGTTAGGCCTTCAATTAAGTCGAAAAAACACTCAGATGATGTACTGGTGCATCAAGTGCTTTGATGGTGTGAGTTCTCTGTTTACAATCAGTGATTCCAAGCAATTTGAAATCACTGATTATGATGTGTACGATTTGTTTATGCTCCCCCTTTCTGAGCTGGAGGTTGAAGGGGTTAAACGTGGGCGCAATTCCACTAATCCTGATTTTGATTTGAAGATCAAGTGGAGAAAAGAGTTCGGTTTTGAAGAGGTCAATGCTCAAATTCCTATAAGGTTGCTTGAGGACAAGATTAAATTGTTGACAGATGGTGGTGATCTGtttaaacaatttttttgtttttgttgcttTCTCTACATTTTTTACTCCAACAGCCAATAG